In Flammeovirga kamogawensis, the sequence TGTAAATTTTTTATTTTAATAAGTTTTCTATAGCCTTTATATGTTTAGAAAAAGCTATTCTCCCCTCTTCTGTAGCAGCATATTTTGTATTTGGTTTACGGTTCAGAAATTCTTTTCTAACAGAAACAAATTCACTCTTTTCTAGAGATTTTAAATGACTAGCCAAGTTGCCATCAGTTACTCCAAGTAGTTCTTTTAGGGAATTAAAATCAAGGTACTCATTTACAACAAGTGCCGCCATTATCCCTAATCGAACTTTATTTTCGAAGGCTTTATTTAGATCGTTTAATAAATCTTTCACTTTTTCGTGTTAAAATACATGTAACAACCATATGCAATATGTAAAAAGCCAAAACCTACAATCCAAAACCATAGACCATACCCTATAAATTGCGATGCCAAAAGTCCTAAAATTATTTCAAAAATCCCAAGTCCTCTTAATTCTGAATTTGTATACTTACTAGCATTCACTAATGCAAGACCATAAAATATAAGCGTTAGTGGTGCAGCAAGACCAATAAACCCTTTTTCTACTAAAGAAAGTGTTAAGATACCCCCCGTTGCTAACGGAATAAATAAATTAATTAGTAATCTTTTAGCTTGTAAATCCCATAGTTTCTGATTGTTCTTTTTAGCTTCATTTAATGTAAAATAAAGTGCCGAAACAATTGCAGTAACCAGTGTTAATACACCAATTAATACTAATGCATTTATCTTTTTCTCTCCTATAAAATTTCTATCATAACCTATATTAAATAGAATATCATAAGCAAAGTAAGCACCTATTAGTGCACAAATTCCTGCGCTTATTCCAGAGAGTCCACTCAAAGATAAAAATCGTGATGAACGATTCATGATATCTTTGATTTCTTTAAGGTCGTTAATGTATTCTTGTTCTTTCATAAAAAGTACTTTGTGTTTCAAAGTAAGTAAATTATAATTTTAAGAACAAGGTTTAATAGAAAAAATGTGATTTAAAAAAACAGACAATACTACTTCGAAAAGCTATAATTACGGTGTATACACCTCATATTGTGATAGTTA encodes:
- a CDS encoding winged helix-turn-helix domain-containing protein; the encoded protein is MKDLLNDLNKAFENKVRLGIMAALVVNEYLDFNSLKELLGVTDGNLASHLKSLEKSEFVSVRKEFLNRKPNTKYAATEEGRIAFSKHIKAIENLLK